One Microplitis demolitor isolate Queensland-Clemson2020A chromosome 2, iyMicDemo2.1a, whole genome shotgun sequence DNA segment encodes these proteins:
- the LOC103572070 gene encoding ceramide phosphoethanolamine synthase isoform X2, producing the protein MAKTLPKDIINWTNEDVIKWLEESGHGSCAFYFKAHDIDGKSLLTIREDDLKAQGMKIEKLGDVKRVYISIKKLQKENMGVLFELGQLEFTSSNFYSHNRQESFISNNESSVDQEFYSASVSDDGHASHLPPEIWKAFISLGYLFIVTWITAFVMVIVHDRVPDMKKYPPLPDIFLDNVPHIPWAFDMCEVTGTLLFAIWLVVLIFHKYRFILLRRFFALSGTVFLLRCVTMLITSLSVPGAHLQCQPRPTPDDPWAKTAYGELYNKISMAYVIWRGAGMSIQGVRTCGDYMFSGHTVALTMLNFFITEYTPRKFYFLHTFTWMLNMFGIFFILAAHEHYSIDVFVAFYITSRLFLYYHTLANNQALMQRDSIRTRVWFPLFSFFESSVDGIVPNEYESPSEIVCNLVCTFHDIANNLRRKISILKLQSSVSDSTKKSL; encoded by the exons ATGGCCAAGACATTACCGAAGGACATCATCAACTGGACGAACGAGGATGTTATCAAATGGCTCGAGGAATCTGGACACGGTTCCTGCGCGTTTTATTTCAAGGCTCATGATATTGATGGCAAGTCCTTGCTCACCATCCGAGAGGACGATCTGAAAGCCCAGGGAATGAAGATCGAGAAGCTGGGTGACGTCAAACGAGTTTATATCAgtattaaaaaactacagaAAGAAAATATGGGAGTATTATTTGAACTGGGACAGCTGGAGTTCACTTCGTCTAATTTTTATTCGCATAATAGACAGGag AGTTTTATTTCCAATAATGAAAGTTCAGTGGACCAAGAATTTTATTCCGCATCAGTGTCCGATGACGGACATGCATCACATCTACCTCCGGAAATATGGAAAGCATTTATAAGTCttggatatttatttatcgtcaCCTGGATCACAGCCTTCGTGATGGTGATCGTCCATGACAGAGTACCGGACATGAAAAAGTACCCGCCATTGCCTGATATTTTCTTAGATAATGTACCACACATACCCTGGGCGTTTGATATGTGTGAAGTTACTGGTACATTATTATTTGCCATTTGGCTTGTAGTtcttatatttcataaatatcg GTTCATTTTGCTGAGGAGATTCTTCGCGTTATCTGGCACCGTCTTCTTGCTGAGGTGTGTGACGATGCTGATCACCTCTCTGAGTGTACCCGGTGCGCACTTGCAGTGTCAACCGAGACCGACTCCCGACGATCCCTGGGCGAAAACTGCCTACGGGGaattgtataataaaatttccatggCTTATGTCATTTGGCGGGGTGCTGGGATGTCCATACAGGGAGTGAGAACTTGCGGGGATTATATGTTCAGTGGACACACTGTTGCGCTGACGAtgctaaacttttttattactgagt acacaccaagaaaattttattttctccatACATTCACGTGGATGCTGAACATGtttggaatatttttcatCCTGGCAGCACATGAGCACTACTCAATAGACGTATTCGTAGCTTTCTACATCACGTCCCGATTATTCCTTTACTATCATACGCTGGCCAACAACCAGGCGCTCATGCAAAGGGACTCGATAAGAACGCGAGTTTGGTTCCCGCTCTTCAGCTTCTTCGAGTCCTCAGTCGACGGGATAGTCCCCAATGAGTACGAGTCACCCTCGGAAATAGTTTGCAATCTCGTGTGCACTTTTCACGACATCGCGAACAACTTAAGAcgtaaaataagtattttaaaattacaaagctCTGTCAGTGATagcacaaaaaaaagtctttga
- the LOC103572070 gene encoding ceramide phosphoethanolamine synthase isoform X1, protein MAKTLPKDIINWTNEDVIKWLEESGHGSCAFYFKAHDIDGKSLLTIREDDLKAQGMKIEKLGDVKRVYISIKKLQKENMGVLFELGQLEFTSSNFYSHNRQELQSFISNNESSVDQEFYSASVSDDGHASHLPPEIWKAFISLGYLFIVTWITAFVMVIVHDRVPDMKKYPPLPDIFLDNVPHIPWAFDMCEVTGTLLFAIWLVVLIFHKYRFILLRRFFALSGTVFLLRCVTMLITSLSVPGAHLQCQPRPTPDDPWAKTAYGELYNKISMAYVIWRGAGMSIQGVRTCGDYMFSGHTVALTMLNFFITEYTPRKFYFLHTFTWMLNMFGIFFILAAHEHYSIDVFVAFYITSRLFLYYHTLANNQALMQRDSIRTRVWFPLFSFFESSVDGIVPNEYESPSEIVCNLVCTFHDIANNLRRKISILKLQSSVSDSTKKSL, encoded by the exons ATGGCCAAGACATTACCGAAGGACATCATCAACTGGACGAACGAGGATGTTATCAAATGGCTCGAGGAATCTGGACACGGTTCCTGCGCGTTTTATTTCAAGGCTCATGATATTGATGGCAAGTCCTTGCTCACCATCCGAGAGGACGATCTGAAAGCCCAGGGAATGAAGATCGAGAAGCTGGGTGACGTCAAACGAGTTTATATCAgtattaaaaaactacagaAAGAAAATATGGGAGTATTATTTGAACTGGGACAGCTGGAGTTCACTTCGTCTAATTTTTATTCGCATAATAGACAGGag TTACAGAGTTTTATTTCCAATAATGAAAGTTCAGTGGACCAAGAATTTTATTCCGCATCAGTGTCCGATGACGGACATGCATCACATCTACCTCCGGAAATATGGAAAGCATTTATAAGTCttggatatttatttatcgtcaCCTGGATCACAGCCTTCGTGATGGTGATCGTCCATGACAGAGTACCGGACATGAAAAAGTACCCGCCATTGCCTGATATTTTCTTAGATAATGTACCACACATACCCTGGGCGTTTGATATGTGTGAAGTTACTGGTACATTATTATTTGCCATTTGGCTTGTAGTtcttatatttcataaatatcg GTTCATTTTGCTGAGGAGATTCTTCGCGTTATCTGGCACCGTCTTCTTGCTGAGGTGTGTGACGATGCTGATCACCTCTCTGAGTGTACCCGGTGCGCACTTGCAGTGTCAACCGAGACCGACTCCCGACGATCCCTGGGCGAAAACTGCCTACGGGGaattgtataataaaatttccatggCTTATGTCATTTGGCGGGGTGCTGGGATGTCCATACAGGGAGTGAGAACTTGCGGGGATTATATGTTCAGTGGACACACTGTTGCGCTGACGAtgctaaacttttttattactgagt acacaccaagaaaattttattttctccatACATTCACGTGGATGCTGAACATGtttggaatatttttcatCCTGGCAGCACATGAGCACTACTCAATAGACGTATTCGTAGCTTTCTACATCACGTCCCGATTATTCCTTTACTATCATACGCTGGCCAACAACCAGGCGCTCATGCAAAGGGACTCGATAAGAACGCGAGTTTGGTTCCCGCTCTTCAGCTTCTTCGAGTCCTCAGTCGACGGGATAGTCCCCAATGAGTACGAGTCACCCTCGGAAATAGTTTGCAATCTCGTGTGCACTTTTCACGACATCGCGAACAACTTAAGAcgtaaaataagtattttaaaattacaaagctCTGTCAGTGATagcacaaaaaaaagtctttga
- the LOC103572073 gene encoding small integral membrane protein 14, translating into MADESFDVCECIWNYNAMQRLLSLLRQTQAYCTDNECFNLTNLPGPEGSQGNSDFLFIGIAFFAMTLMYLFRPNSMRQGYGDDVKPRNLTGPNDDPPAPPPIN; encoded by the exons atgGCTGACGAGTCATTTGATGTCTGCGAATGCATTTGGAATTATAATGCAATGCAGCGATTACTGTCATTG TTGCGGCAAACGCAGGCATACTGTACTGATAACGAGTGTTTCAACTTGACAAATC TTCCGGGGCCAGAAGGGAGTCAAGGGAATTCGGATTTCCTGTTCATTGGAATCGCATTTTTCGCGATGACCCTCATGTACTTGTTCAGACCGAACTCGATGCGTCAGGGCTACGGAGATGATGTCAAGCCACGCAATTTAACT GGCCCCAATGATGATCCACCAGCACCGCcgccaataaattaa
- the LOC103572072 gene encoding zinc finger CCHC domain-containing protein 8 homolog translates to MSCNGDSHSQDDSVVCLDTSQESVCDNDIEVIDNNDVDDKSSEGKTQPPADAPDGFIVIDDIDGNKEEIKNQQEHDPIIKVIFRDKAVACEYRKRVKDFLQRLVRVNLPEDNSSDLVLEIRDKDPNKRKHDDNLSSPLFTIDNKPVAEDFYNIPAYGKKFDRVLKESTGDSDEENDCAGPKLTCFNCIGNHNLRDCPKPRNFNEINKNRKEFSLRSTSKNSRYHVEEQKFVPGVLSSELRKALGLSHNELPKHIFKMRLLGYPPGWLEEAKLEHSGLNLYNSDGRRVLDPAEEVGEIFSPEDNAKFDIKKIHDYPGFNVAPAAGTRDAYWNPEMQALHSKERMLQMLSCRKAEQGYKKKKLERSVSEPSPDAITAPVEMDCDPTEDSIVEMVPINGEDSQEPAPPGCDPELPLTPKTDPSCESPSLAELERRKKLLLQELNDSNLSSPGTPQSSLNNSTAETPTSSAKCLNLTATPPVTPVGARSLTSDSETTPKLGSVKTIELGTPLIKSTSKYSRLPGSDKFSKDICDVINFENLPGATGKYEKMSGIIQKIRTLTNQDYS, encoded by the exons aTGAGTTGCAACGGAGATTCTCACAGTCAGGATGACTCGGTGGTGTGCTTGGACACGAGTCAAGAGTCTGTTTGTGATAACGATATTGAAGTTATTGACAATAACGATGTGGATGATAAATCCAGCGAAGGTAAAACTCAACCACCTGCTGACGCCCCCGACGGTTTTATCGTCATCGACGACATTGACGGCAATAAGGAGGAAATTAAAAACCAGCAGGAACATGACCCAATCATTAAGGTTATCTTTAGGGACAAAGCTGTCGCTTG cgAGTACCGGAAACGCGTGAAAGATTTTTTACAAAGACTCGTACGCGTTAATTTGCCAGAAGACAATTCATCAGATTTAGTATTAGAAATCCGGGACAAAGATCCAAATAAACGTAAACATGATGACAATTTATCGAGCCCATTGTTCACAATTGACAACAAACCTGTTGCTgaagatttttataatattcctGCTTATGGAAag aaatttgatcGCGTGTTGAAAGAATCAACAGGAGATTCAGATGAAGAAAATGATTGCGCAGGACCTAAACTTACATGTTTCAATTGTATAGGAAACCATAACTTACGCGACTGTCCGAAGCCGCGtaatttcaatgaaataaataaaaaccgcaaagaattttctttaagATCGACATCCAAGAACTCGCGTTATCACGTCGAGGAACAAAAATTCGTACCTGGTGTACTGAGTAGCGAGCTGCGCAAAGCTCTAGGTCTCAGTCATAACGAACTAccaaaacatatatttaa GATGAGGTTGCTGGGGTACCCACCAGGTTGGCTAGAGGAAGCAAAACTTGAGCACTCGGGTCTGAATCTCTACAATTCGGACGGTAGACGTGTCCTAGACCCAGCAGAGGAAGTCGGAGAGATATTTTCCCCCGAGGACAATGCTAAgtttgacataaaaaaaattcacgacTATCCAGGATTCAATGTCGCGCCGGCAGCTGGTACTAGAGAT GCATACTGGAACCCGGAGATGCAGGCATTGCACAGCAAGGAAAGGATGCTGCAGATGTTGAGCTGCCGCAAAGCTGAGCAAggctacaaaaaaaagaaacttgaGAGGTCTGTCAGCGAACCGAGTCCTGATGCGATCACCGCCCCCGTGGAAATGGACTGCGATCCTACTgaag ACTCCATAGTAGAAATGGTACCGATAAACGGTGAAGATTCCCAGGAACCAGCGCCGCCAGGATGTGACCCCGAGTTGCCGTTGACTCCAAAA actGATCCCTCCTGCGAATCGCCATCGCTCGCAGAGTTggagagaagaaaaaaattgttgctCCAGGAGTTGAACGACTCGAACTTGTCTAGCCCGGGCACGCCACAGAGTTCACTAAATAATTCGACCGCCGAAACTCCGACATCCAGTGCGAAATGTTTGAATTTAACTGCGACCCCGCCAGTGACTCCGGTGGGTGCCCGGAGCTTGACCTCTGACAGTGAAACTACACCCAAGTTGGGGTCAGTTAAGACAATCGAACTGGGTACGCCTTTAATAAAGAGCACTTCCAAGTACAGCCGGTTACCCGGCAGCGATAAATTCTCCAAGGACATTTGCgatgttattaattttgaaaatttacctGGAGCTACGGGCAAGTATGAGAAAATGAGCGggattattcaaaaaatacgAACTCTGACTAATCAGGATTACTCttga